The Oxalobacter aliiformigenes nucleotide sequence AGTCCGGTGAATTCGAAGAAGAATACGAACGTCCATCCAAATCACAGCGCAAACGCGAAATGACCGCCTTGCAAAAGACCGGAGAACAACTGGTCAACGAATCTGCGGACAGAATCAAACGGACTCCCATGCCGGAAAATCTGAGAGAAGCCATACTGGAATGCCAGCGGATCAGAAACCACGAAGGCAGAAGACGCCAGTTGCAGTACATCGGCAAAATCATGCGCTCGCTCGATGAAGAGGCGATCGCCACCATCAACCGGACCATCGAAAGCTGGAGAGGTCTGTCAAAAGCCGATACGCTCTTGATGCACGCCCTAGAAAACCAGCGTGAAAAACTGCTGGCGGATGAAAGGGTACTGACCGAATTTCTGCACAAATATCCTCAGGCAGACATCCAGCAATTACGGACACTCATCCGAAATGCCAAAAAGGAAACGGCTGCCAATAAACCCCCGAAAGCCTATCGTGAAATTTACAGACTGCTAAAGCAAATCATGACTGCACCGCCCCTGCCCGAACATAAAAACCATGAAAGCGAGGAATAAATGAAAAAAAATGCTGGCGACATCTCCATCGGACTCGTCTCCGTTTCCGATCGGGCTTACGAAGGCTCATACCCGGATCTGGGTATTCCGGCACTGAAAGACTGGCTGGCCT carries:
- the yjgA gene encoding ribosome biogenesis factor YjgA, with the protein product MPNSNRGICGFQSGEFEEEYERPSKSQRKREMTALQKTGEQLVNESADRIKRTPMPENLREAILECQRIRNHEGRRRQLQYIGKIMRSLDEEAIATINRTIESWRGLSKADTLLMHALENQREKLLADERVLTEFLHKYPQADIQQLRTLIRNAKKETAANKPPKAYREIYRLLKQIMTAPPLPEHKNHESEE